A genome region from Gemmatimonadaceae bacterium includes the following:
- a CDS encoding cation:dicarboxylase symporter family transporter — translation MNIFTQLRRVSLTKWILIAMVIGVLVGWLAPEFSASLKVFSNVFLRMIKSIIVPIIFGTLVVGIAGHGDDMKRVGRLAFKSILYFEIVTTLALFIGLAAANIVRPGDGVVLAASAEQGKALASNTPTASAFIEHIVPTSFFEAASKNDVLQIVFFSILFAVALSQVRGRPKEIVLAGCEGLAEVMFKFTGIVMRFAPIGIGAAMAVTVGHSGIGVLINLGKLILTLYGALIVLVVFVLVPIAYFFKVPMRQFLQAVKAPALIAFSTTSSEAALPSAMQAMERIGVPRRIVAFVMPTGYSFNLDGTTLYLAVASVFAAQAAGVDMTLGQQLIMMLTLMLTSKGVAAVPRASLVILSGTLATFGLPLEAVALILGVDELMDMARTTVNLVGNCLATVVMARWEGEFVPVPDAPVESLAA, via the coding sequence TTGAACATTTTCACCCAGCTCCGTCGGGTCTCACTCACAAAGTGGATCCTCATCGCGATGGTCATCGGCGTCCTCGTGGGATGGCTCGCGCCCGAATTCTCCGCCTCGCTCAAGGTCTTCTCCAACGTCTTCCTGCGGATGATCAAGTCGATCATCGTGCCGATCATCTTCGGAACACTGGTTGTCGGGATAGCGGGACATGGCGACGACATGAAGCGAGTGGGTCGTCTCGCGTTCAAGTCGATTCTCTATTTCGAGATCGTCACGACGCTCGCGCTGTTCATCGGTCTTGCCGCGGCGAACATCGTCCGGCCCGGAGACGGCGTCGTGCTCGCCGCCTCGGCGGAGCAGGGGAAAGCGCTCGCGAGCAATACCCCGACAGCCTCAGCTTTCATCGAGCACATCGTCCCCACCAGCTTCTTCGAGGCCGCCTCGAAAAACGACGTTCTTCAGATTGTATTTTTCTCGATTTTGTTTGCGGTGGCTCTGTCCCAGGTCAGGGGCCGGCCAAAGGAGATTGTGCTCGCGGGCTGCGAGGGGCTCGCGGAAGTGATGTTCAAGTTCACCGGCATAGTGATGCGCTTCGCGCCAATCGGGATCGGCGCCGCGATGGCCGTGACGGTGGGTCACAGCGGCATCGGCGTGCTGATCAACCTCGGCAAGCTGATACTCACGCTCTACGGTGCCCTCATCGTACTCGTCGTGTTCGTGCTCGTGCCGATCGCGTACTTCTTCAAGGTTCCGATGAGGCAGTTCCTCCAGGCGGTGAAGGCGCCGGCACTGATTGCGTTCTCCACGACGTCGTCGGAAGCTGCTCTGCCGAGCGCGATGCAGGCGATGGAGCGGATTGGCGTGCCGCGGCGCATCGTGGCGTTCGTGATGCCGACGGGCTACTCGTTCAACCTCGACGGGACGACGCTGTACCTTGCGGTGGCGTCCGTGTTCGCCGCGCAGGCGGCCGGGGTCGACATGACACTTGGCCAGCAGCTGATCATGATGCTCACGCTCATGCTGACGAGCAAGGGAGTTGCAGCTGTCCCGCGGGCGTCACTGGTGATTCTCTCAGGGACGCTGGCGACGTTCGGTCTGCCGCTCGAGGCCGTCGCGCTGATTCTCGGAGTGGACGAGCTGATGGACATGGCGCGGACGACAGTCAATCTCGTCGGGAACTGCCTCGCGACTGTTGTGATGGCGCGCTGGGAAGGGGAGTTCGTCCCGGTTCCTGACGCCCCGGTGGAGTCGCTGGCGGCCTAG